From the Lactuca sativa cultivar Salinas chromosome 9, Lsat_Salinas_v11, whole genome shotgun sequence genome, the window GAAATCATTTGACAATAAATGGTTCATGATGCCTTAGCTCATCCCCAGGTATAAAATTTTATTTCTTTCAGATTATATAAAGATATAAGATTTAAAATTTAGATACTAtattatttgatatataattaattatcTAAATCATTAGATTCATTGTTTCCTTGATATATTGACTTGAAAACGACTTAGAAAGATCCGATTAATGAACCCCTTTGAATCATAGAtcatggtgttttttttttttttaaaattataatcttatttgggtttgacgagcttttattatgtttaatgttttatttatgtaaaTAAAAACCGGGCTAAATTCCCAAATAAAAAAGAACTAAATTccaattatatgtttattatagccaccaacttttgtttttctattacaacattatacTTAAAATTATTTTATTCATCCTCAAGAAACACATCTAACTATAGCATCATccgttcatttttttttcttattaagacattgCAATCTGAAAATTTTACCTAACTACGACAGTGAAAATTGCTTTGTATGTGGATTGGATGGATACAACAGTGTAGATTTTTCACGGTATAatgttgtaataggaagaaaCAAATGTTATAACTTGTAAATAATAATAAGAGGGATTTTAAGTACTTTTGATCCAAGGATTGATTTTATGGCAGGAGATAATGAACCAACCACATTGGTCTTTACATGGCTAAAGGAAGAGGAGCAAAAATAGTAAAACATGTGTCTTTTGGTGCACTAAAAAACCAAAAATACCAATggatatattaatatatgatatgatatgttaaagTTTGTCTCTAGAAATACATGATGTGCTATTTCTTATCATGTCAATTCCATGGATACATTTTCTAATTTCTAGCACTAGTGAATAGGTTACTTACAAAAAGCCTAATTAGCTACAAAAAAGCAAATCTATTCCTGGAGCCTTAACTGCTTAAAGAATAGCCCAGAATGGTTCTCAGGTGCCCGATATACAAATACAACAACAGAACCTCCATTATTgcgctgcaaaaaaaaaaaaaaaaaaaaaaaaagtagaaattATTATTtcgtaaataaaaaaataaataaatcaaagaaaacaaaaatgggAAACCTTTCCATCAAGAATTACAAGTTCGCCATCAACCCATCTAGGATTTTGAAATCCCGCCTCTGCAAGCCTCCCTTGTCCTCGATATCGAGCAATCTGAATTGCCAAAAAAATATCTCAAAGAAgctcatttttttaaaaaaattacaaaattggTCCCTGTGTTTTCTGATTTTTATTGTGTTTAGTCCAAATATGAAGCTTTTTTCGAATATTGGACCTTATATCAGATTTCACAtcgattttggtccttatttcagAGTTTCATATTGATTTTGGTCCTTAAGTCAAGGTTTCATGGACCAAAATTGATATGAAACATTAAAAATAAGGACAAAAGTTAAAAAGGGTTTCAAGTTTGGTCCTTATTTTAGGGTTTCATATCAATGTTGGTCCTTATTTCAAGGTTCCTGGGACCAAAATTGATATGGAACCTTGAAATAAAGACCAAAACTGTAAAAGGTCTCAATTCAGGGTTTCATATAGTTTTTTTGGTGTTTAagattttatgattttggtgtcctTATTGCAAGGTTCCACATACCAAAATTGATTTGAAACCTTACATAAGAACCAAAACTGAATAAActtacaattttggtccttattccaAGGTTCCCTGGACCATAATTGATATGAAACCTTATAAAAAGGACCGAAActcaaaaaagtttcaattttggttCTTGATTTAAGGTTTCACATCAATTTTGGTCTTTAATTCAAGATTTCAGGAACCAAATTTGATATAAAGCcttgaaataaggaccaaaagtgaaaaacatttcaattctGGACTAAACATGCAACGATCAGAaagcatagggaccatttttgtaatttactctaataaaGTATGTTAGAAACAAGACACTAAAGACTTGCCGCTCCAAATTCTTCTGGGATGATCCCTCCATGAGGAAGCTGATATTTAGTTCCAACTTTTGCACGAAATGCTACCttttggagtaaaaaaaaaatatatgttaaaaaagatgaaaatagttgtaagatatgattttttttttcattttagaatGTAAATGACACACCTGTCCAGCTGGCACGTGTGGGTCCCCCGTAATTTTAACTGCTTCTACATACTCATAAAACTCAAGATTTGTAAACTCCTTGTTTTCATCCTCTTTCCACTGACCAAATTTTCGTTTTAATTGAACAATTTCATAAGTGTAATACCCATGTCCAACATAAATTCCTGCATCAAATTTATCATTAAATTAACAACATATGAAGAAAAGAAAGATTTTAAAAGATTACCATTTAAAGGGTCTCCAGTTAACGGAAGCTCAATCCGGTTGAATGTTGTAGATCCAGATAAAGATTGACGATTTTGCCCCTGATTAATGGTGAGATTTATCAACTCATCCACATTGTCAAGCACCTGAGAATTAGAAATATATCATCAAGAACTTGAAGACTTATTTTtctaaacaacaaaaaaaatgtaCCCAAATGACAAATGACAAATCTAACCTTCACGGGTATCTCCCCTCTTACAATAGCCCTTGCAAGATCAAGAATAACATTGTCTGTGCTCTGACTTTTACTATCTTGAATTCCACCATTATTGCCTAAAGAATCTTGTGGATTCTCTTTGTCTATTTTGAAAGTGAAAGATGAGAGATTTTTCTTTTCTAATTTGGCAGGTGTTCGAATTATATCTTTACAAGATTTGTTAGAAGAAGCTTCTTGTGCCAAATCACTAACCATAATCTTGACTGCAGTTTGACTATTACCTTCATTATCAACTATTGTAATCCCAACATCAAAATCAATCTCATATTGCTCTGTATCACTATCCAACTCTGTATCactctctctttcttcttctccttcttcatcttcttcctccatTATTTGTTCAACCACCTTTGATATTAAACTCATGTCTATTTTTCCTAGTGGTGTGAGATTCATCACCTTAATTTTCACATCTTTTGCACCAGGAATTATATCTCTTAAAATATTCTCAAAACCAGCATTCGTGTCTTCATTGTCATTTGCAGATAGATCACTTTCTTCATCCATGGAGTCCAGGGAATTCAAAGTATTGATAAGACTTGATGATGTGGCGGAATCAATTGAAAAGTTTCTAGAAATCTCGCTTTGTTTCAAGTATACAATCTGGTTATGCAAATTCAATCGCATGGTGAAATAAGTGAAGGATCAGATGACAGAAGTTAATAGAAATTGAGATAGAATGATAGATAAAGAAAGCTACCTGATGTTTGTATTCTCCTTTCTCATTCATTGTGATAAAAACCTCAAACAAAGGGACACCATCTGCAGCCTCAGCAAGCTGCCTGAACAACAATGCATCTTTAGAATCAACCAAATGTACAtatacagaagggtaaaatagtcattttctcAGATTCAAAAGAGTAAAATGTTGAAAATTATGCACGAGAATTAGTTACTAAACCTGGGAGAATAACTTCTTGCAAGGTACCTTCCATACTCTGCACTTATCTGGATAATACGACCATATGGATCTTGGCTATCATCTGAAAATCCAGCCCACCACCCTACCTGAAATGTCATGAACAACATAAAGTAAACCATATGTGAAAAAATACAGAAAAAGATTGCATATAGTTCTCAAAGTCCAAGATAGAATGGTTGTAGCAACTCACCAAACCTGCACTAGCATGATCTCGTACAAAGGCTGCATCTTTGAAACGTTCTTCCTTTATGGCTTTCTGCAACATCATGAAAATAGATAAGTACTACAGGTATTGTAATTGTGGATGTGATTGTGATTGTGATGCTCCCCATTAATAAAAAAGCACATTATTCTCTTACATTCAGCTGAGACATCACTCTACCAACAGTATCATTAGTTGCAGCTGCTGCAATTGCCACTTTAATCCTAGCAGCTTCTTCGTAGTCCTCTTTAACAACAGCAAGGTGTAGTTGATTCTGTCGTGACATACATGTCGGAATGTCATTGGAATAGTCTAGAGTAGAAAAGCGTATACTTAAGCAGTCAAACACAATACCTCCAAGATAGAAACGATAATCTCCTGCTTATCCACCTCACAGAAATGCTTCTTCCACCGTTCCCAATCCCAATCTTCatcaccacctccatctccaacGATCACAGCACCACCACAAGAATCATCCGTTTCCCCTTTGTCGTTTTCCGGTTGATTAATATGATAGCCATCCATGTAATCATCAAACCACTTAATCACATTTTTCAAGTAGTCGTGAAATGCCGAGTCCCAACGGCGAGGGCTTTCGTTGTCTCCGGTGTTGCCTTCATCGTTATTCTTTTGGCAGCGACAGATGGTCTTAGAATGAAAACCTATGGAGAGAGATTGCGAGAAGAGAGTCGACGAATAGGTTGATCggtggttcaaatgagaagtGGTGTTGAATTTAGGGGTTGCGTAGGTGAGTTTGTGGGGAATTGGATCGAAGTTGCGAGTGGAGGAAGGGAAGGTTGGGGGAGATATAGACGCCATTGATGAGAAGAGACAGAAAAGAGGTTCGAGTGTAGACGATGGGGATGCAGAAAATTGCAAAGGATAAGAGAAGCAGTACGGCGGCGCACGGTGGAGCAGGGGAGCAAAACAGCTTACGGAAGGATGGAGCAAGTGTGGCAGCCAATCACAGAAATTGAATaatgacaaaattacataaacggTCCTCCTGGTTTATGAAAATGGTCcctattgttttaatttttgCATCATTGTTTCCTATAATTTCATTTTGTTACAAATTTTGTTTATCTAATTACTATCTTACCCTTCATTTGATATTTtattagtgtatatatatatatatatatatatatatatatatatatatatatatatatataaagagagagaggtaggttcaaatgtctCTCACATCGATTGTGTGTTTGAATGCACCAATAGTAATTTAGtactaattatatgtatattaaattctATCCAtatttataactcatttttatggaaactaattaaattcgccattaatataaacaataatattctttgagAATGAGTTCATATCTACAAGAATGAGAGTGTGTTccagcagaatgagagtgtattctactagaatacactctcgttcttcatattccatgcaactttattgtattttaagtgagtgagttctgaaacaaaatacgaattatatataaaaacctatatgcgaattcattctaaaagaatgttattgctgacattaataacgaatttaattagtttctataaaaagagaattataattatggatatcatttaatatacatataattatagaaataatttaatatctatatttatttaattaaataattttttaatttactaagatcctattggtgcattctagcacacaataaatgcaaaaaacaaaataacctagccctatatatatatatatatatatatatatatatatatatatatatatatatatatatagagagagagagagagagagagagagagagaaagagaggagaTGTTCAATTAAGAAAAAAATGTTGAGAATGGGGAATCATTCTCCACCACACATTTATTTTGTCGCAAAACACTTGGGTGTACCAGAGGAAAATGGATAACGGATAAACATTTGTTTTCCAACCAAACATTTTTCCTTAAACTAtactaatcattaccttaatatacacaaaaacatattttttttgtttttttatttttaaaaagctatttttatttaaaaattattttaaatatatcaaaattcataattttttattcattataaatagacatccatattgatacagttttaatataaaataaaaaaaaattagagttTCAGCTCTCGTTATTCATAAGTCAATAAAAATTCATCATATATTTATTACAGTACATTCATtatttactcatgaataaaacgtATGTTTAACTTTTTTTATAGTTTGTGTAtcgtttatatatgaatataacacataataaagttttcttacttaaaatatattttttacatcatctttcgccatatattatgtttatatatgaataaaacgtgtattagttgtcgttatattttatattgatatatgaataaaatatttaTCAGATTTTTATTACAGTTAATTtgctattcatatatgaataagtagtataaatgatacttaaactgtaaaaaaagTTAATCatattttctttattcataagtgaataacgaatgtactgtagtaaaaaatctgatgaatttttatttacttatgaataacgatagctgaaactataaaaaaaattattttattttaaaattatatcaatattaatgtctatatatagagaataaaaaattataaattttgatatatttaaaatcatttttcgataaaaatagctccttaaaaatataaaaaataaaaacgaaaaaaactatgtgtttatatatattaagataatgattagcatagtttaaggaaacatattTTGTTGGAAAAAACGTGTATACTTTCCCATTTCCGTCGATACCATTGAGGTTTTTgcggcaaatatatatatatatatatatatatatatatatatatatatatatatatatatatatatatatatatatatatatatatatatatatatatatatgggaaatcTCCATTTTAGTCCTATTATTTTACCCGCGTTTATGATAAAGTCCTAAACTATTAAATGTTAACGAAAAAGCCTGAAATACCGGATAAAACGGCGAGTTGACCCAATTTACCCGGTTACCACTCTTGCAACCGGTGACAAATCGATGTGGCATTATTTTGCTTACATGGAAGTTGACTCAAacatacctctctctctctctttctttattTACCTCAGTCTATTATGTTGAGAGTACACAAACCCTAAATCGACCGAATTGCAAGTTGTGAATATGGCCTCCTCCTCCTCCGTCTCCAACAGTAGTGCATATAGGTCAGCTAGGCAAGTTCGAAGAAGGTGCAATTGTGATGAACCAGTTGGCAGGTGGACTTCATGGAAGCCGAAGAACCCTGGAAGGAGATTCGTTGGTTGCCCCAATTACAAGGTGAGTATCTTCGAATCTTTGAGTGCGAGGTTTTTATCTTCATGGAAACGGAAGAACACTATATTAGTTAAATGTGAGGTTTTAATCTTCAAATCTTTGAAATTTCCATTAAACACCATAGTAGTTACACTACAAAATGTCGTCCAATGCAGGATAAGGAAAAGGATTGCAAATTCTTTGAATGGATAGATCCTCCATTACCAAACAACTGGTACAAACAGATGATCTATGATTTTCACAACCAAGGAATTCATGGAGTCAATGATGAAGGGTTTGAAGACTTTATGGGTGAAGATGTGGAAGGAGTAGTGCAACAGATTCCTCTGCAAGTGGAAGGTGTGATGGTTCTTAAGGGATGGAAGATTTGGTGTTTGGTTGGTTTGATTGCAATTATTTGGGTTATGGTTATGTAATTTTAGGATGTTTACttatgtttctatgtaatgttaGGATTCCCTGTTTGTTTTGGAATGTAATTGTATGAATTGTGGAAAAATTGATCTTCTAATGTAATGGTATATgagtatgaaatgcatatttGGTTTGATTGCAATTGTTTGGGTTTTGGTTGTAATTTTTGGATGTTTAATTATGTTTCTTATGGAATGTACATACCAAACAAATATAGGAAACTGCATTACAAACCATAcaaaagtacataccaaataactATAGGAAACTACATTACAAACCATAcaaaagtacataccaaataactATAGGAAACTGTTAGTGTTTGACTTTCAAAATAACATTATAAACCATACCAAAGTATGTCATAGTGTTTGACTTTCCAAAAAATTTACAAAAAGAGAAATTTTTACCCAAAGAGTTATATAAAGCCAACATAATGACTTAATTACAAAAAAGGGCTACCATATCACAATCATTTGCCCTATTCTAAATTAAGTGGTGTGCTTTCTGTCATCCCAAATTTGCTCAGCACCTGCTTCTTCAACTTTAACTCAGTTATCCTCTCTGATGGCTTCCTCCTTCTgatttgttgggtcttcctcatTCTACTTTCTTGGGTGTTGCTCCTCATGATTTCTTGGGTATCCTCATCATTGACCTCTTCTtcatttgtaacgacccaattttcacgaccaaaaattttgttttaaaacattactttagaaaatattaataactaaaaacattgtttgatcaaaccataacacaaagtgaaccatgtctaaaagccaattcatacacccaatcaaaatatcagagtacaaatcccagtgaagctcgtaaatgcggaaaccggagagtgtgtgtgtgacatgctgctaccgcgccggttcctttcccctagctgaggaggtacctgaaaccaaaactgaaaaccgtaagcacaaagcttagtgagttcccccattgtaccacataccatacaaacacataacatacttactgccaggctattctggggtgcctgactacccggtacggccgttctggggtgccgtcctacccgtgtcaagccattctagggtgctgactacccatgtcaagccattctggggtgctgactacccatcggtcctaacaaccgatcttcggggactagtcccctcttactacctttatctcatataacataacaagccagcatgcaatcatatcatcacgtactatcagacatatctggggtgtccgacctacccttcggtcctaacaaccgaactctacaactatcacatatacatatcatgccagcatacaacatatcaggtagtagcaaacctagatgatatcacaaatacaatcatctaacatacaactcctactggtgggccggcatggtggccgtagacccaccgctactggaaggtaactcacctcgaagtagctgctgatctgatcgggaactgactgcctactgctgctgctgctgctccggaaatcctccggcttaggggaaacgttggaatgacacagagatgcttggcctccttctcctcttcttgattccctcttcttttccttcaaagaaacttcaatacaccacaaaacacttcaaactcacaagaaagcaagactagagagagatacagggctctgagggtgaatgggggctggcttggggcagttaagtcgtttaaatagggtgcaaacccctgaaacttagggtttcatccaacagttgtgactcgccgagtccaggatatggactcgccgagtctacaacTTAAACttgtcccgggtcccgtatccactcggcgagtcggacctatgactcgccgagtccaaggctaaacgAAGGGAAATACTTaattaagatttacgtaccaggaaccggatgctacaaatctcccccacttattttagacttcgtcctcgaagtctgctgctcgatcccgaaacagctcgggataatgctccatcatcacgtccaccggctcccaagtccattccgaacccttgcggtgctgccattgcaccttcactaattccaccctcttgttcctcaaatccttcgacttcctgtcgaggattgcgactgggcgctcaatgtaattcaggctgtcatcaacctgaatatcctccaaaggcactactgctgaatcgtccactaagcacttccgcaactgagaaacatggaaagtgttgtggatctggctgagctcggctgacagatccaacctatacgctaccttgcccacccgggctacgaccctgaacggtccgatgaatcgcgggcccaacttgccccgcttcctgaatcgaatgacgcctttccaaggggacaccttcaggagaaccatatccccgacttggaactccaagtcggatcgacgcttgtcggcataacttttctgccgactctgagcagtctgaagcctgctccggacctgctggatcctctcggtcatcttgagcaccacttcggtgctccccatgaccctttggccaacttcaccccagcatatcggggttctgcacctccgtccgtacaacatctcgaagggagggcggtcgatactcgcatgatagctgttgttgtaggagaacttggctaggggaagataggtatcccagctaccaccgaagtctatcacgcacgcccgcaacatatcctccagagtctggatggtccgctcgctctgaccatccgtctacgggtgaaaggcagtgctaaaatgcagacgagtgcccaactcgtcatggaatctcttccaaaatctgaaagtaaaacgcacatccctgtccgagatcaccgatactggcaccccatgccgtgccacaatctccctgatatagatgtcggctagcttctcagccgatatgctctcctgaatcgggataaagtgagcactcttggtcaatctatccacgatgacccaaatcgaatccactccacgtgcggtcttgggtagcttcgtgataaaatccatcgtgatatcttcccatttccacagtggaatatccaacggctgcatcttgccatgcggtctctgatgttcggccttgaccttcctgcaggtcaaacatcgcttgacgtaccatgccacatcccgcttcatgcagggccaccaatagtctagacgaagatccctatacatcttcgtcgccccgggatgaatagagaatcgggacttgtgcgcctcctccatcaaaatctggcgcacgcctccgtgatacggcacccacaccctacggtgtagtgtcaatagtccccggctatcataatcaaaggaggaaacctaacccaccacacgctcgctcttccgatgctcctccttgatagcctcctgttgagcctcccgaatctgctccaacaggggagtcaccacggtcatcctcatgcaaacgtccctgaccggcgccgccttgcggctaagcgcatcggccaccacattggccttccccgggtggtaaaggatctcacaatcataatccttcaccacgtccaaccatcgacgctgcctcatgttcagattcggctgatccatgaggtacctcaaactcttgtggtccgtgtagatggtac encodes:
- the LOC111899046 gene encoding protein EXECUTER 1, chloroplastic produces the protein MASISPPTFPSSTRNFDPIPHKLTYATPKFNTTSHLNHRSTYSSTLFSQSLSIGFHSKTICRCQKNNDEGNTGDNESPRRWDSAFHDYLKNVIKWFDDYMDGYHINQPENDKGETDDSCGGAVIVGDGGGDEDWDWERWKKHFCEVDKQEIIVSILENQLHLAVVKEDYEEAARIKVAIAAAATNDTVGRVMSQLNKAIKEERFKDAAFVRDHASAGLVGWWAGFSDDSQDPYGRIIQISAEYGRYLARSYSPRQLAEAADGVPLFEVFITMNEKGEYKHQIVYLKQSEISRNFSIDSATSSSLINTLNSLDSMDEESDLSANDNEDTNAGFENILRDIIPGAKDVKIKVMNLTPLGKIDMSLISKVVEQIMEEEDEEGEEERESDTELDSDTEQYEIDFDVGITIVDNEGNSQTAVKIMVSDLAQEASSNKSCKDIIRTPAKLEKKNLSSFTFKIDKENPQDSLGNNGGIQDSKSQSTDNVILDLARAIVRGEIPVKVLDNVDELINLTINQGQNRQSLSGSTTFNRIELPLTGDPLNGIYVGHGYYTYEIVQLKRKFGQWKEDENKEFTNLEFYEYVEAVKITGDPHVPAGQVAFRAKVGTKYQLPHGGIIPEEFGAIARYRGQGRLAEAGFQNPRWVDGELVILDGKRNNGGSVVVFVYRAPENHSGLFFKQLRLQE